The genomic window AGTCTGACAGAATCACAGTGTGCCACTGCAATTTTGCAAAAGCAATAATTTagagcttcaacaaaatcacgtTGCtattgtgattttgtcaaacacaATGTGATTCTGAACATactttaaacttaaaaaataataaggtaACATAGATTAAGATATGCTTATTATACCTTCAATTCATCCACATCCACCTTGAGGAAGATGACTTGAGGTGTCTTCTTAGCAATATCTGCTAGAATTGGTGAAATAAAACGGCATGGACCACACCATGAAGCAGTAAAATCCACCACAATCTATTATTCAAAAATGTAATGCAATTCATTGTAAGTGTTACCAATTATGTCATTATCACTTATAAACAAGAAAATTAAACTTGAAagatattcaattaattttgaTGCATAAAAAATGTTCCTAAGCAAATAACATTGATACTCCTCCCCGTTGGACAACATCGCATTCGTGTGGAACAAGTTGTATGGTGCTAAATGTGGATGGTAGTTGTCTGGGTGCTCCGGGAAGGGCAGAATTTGGTGGCTTAATCCGAGGTGGAAGTGGTGACTGGATTGTTGGTTTTAGTGGTTTCTTGGGTATCGCTGATTACACTTATGCTGAACTTATGGCATTATTTCAAGGGCTCAATAAATCACATCATATTAGATTTGATCTAATGGTAAGGCTTATCgattcaataataaaaataaactaatgtATAAGATTTATTTCATTTCTGCACCATATAATTTATCGTGTTTTGAACATATAATTTGATAGTGACTCCATATGTGGTTTTCAACTCATTATTTTTAGCCCATTTCAAATAGTTCATATGTATTTTGAAAACAAACTACAAATtctatgaaaatagtttaaTCATATTTCATTTTCGAATAACTTATATCTCTATAATGAAGTacctataaataaaaattggtcaaaaaaattgatgtatttagttcaaaaaatattaattttattcgACTCATTTTGGTTTATATACAAGTAGAATATACTTTAATatattaccaaaaaaagaagaatatactTTAATATGAACTCGTCATAATTAGGGTTTCGGCCGGCCCTAACTTCATAGAGTATTCTCGCAAACCTCGGTTATTTGGACGATTATGAAACTAATCTCCACTCGAATTTTAAATCGTGATTCAAAGTTTGTGTGCTTAAATTAAATTGCTTATCCAATCACTAAAGTATATTTAACCATACAAAATTTAAACACCGTCCACGACGACGATTTGggaatattttcataaaagaaGATTGAACAATTCATAATTAAACACGTATAATTTGAAGTCTCGCAATCAACAGGTATTAAAATCAAATTGATTACTAGAAAGAGGTATTGAAATCATTGACATATAGTAAAGTATAagagtgacaaaaaaaaatagagttgaAACATGAATAAGCAAATAGGAGTATATAtgtatgaagaagatgaacgtAAGTATTTGAATTGTACCAATTTTTTGGAGTCATTTCCCTTCTGGATCTGTTCCTTCCATGATTCAACGGTATGAACACTGATGACTTGTCCCTCTTCTGCTGCCATTTTTCTCTTCCTTCGAATCTTGTTTGCTTAGCCTGTACGAGAATACTATATTGCATATGCACTACAAATCACGACCCCgcacttttataattttttttatcacctaTGAGTTATGTCATTAAGTGGTCCCCTCCCGTCACAATTAATTATGTTTACTAAGTTTAGTGTCAATCACAAGTGAACCAACTAATAATCGATCACTTTTATAATATTTTCGTTAACATAATTATATTCTCAAAGTGTaaccttttttttgttttgtcaagTAACCTAGTGGCTAGACTTTCACATATTTAAATGTGAAGAAATGTGGAATCCGGGGTTCGTATCCCGGCCACTCCAATAATATCTCTGATAGCTACAATTTGAGCTAACTTATGGAACTCTCAAAGTGTAACGTTAACTATATacatagtactccctccgtcccaaaatatacgGGAAAACTGGTCAAACaaagttaatgtatttagtccaaatttttaactaaatacatcaactttctttgaccaatatttctttatattttgggatggagggagtatatactTTTGCctaaaaagtaacttttttttttgacaaaacctaaaaaaaaaactaacgtTAAtcacatcaaaaataaaataaaataactttacgtGGATACGtagtatttaatatagaaaaattaataaatactgTTTGTAAGCCGATCAGAATCATTCACCTCAACAAATGTACTGgtacatatccacataatattTAGGGCGTAAATGAGTCGAGTCGAACTCGTCTAAGCTCGATTCGAGTTCAACACAAACTATTTTTTCAGTTTAAGTTGGTACCGTTTAAAGTTCACGAACAGTTCAATTCAGCTCGTTAGGTTTTAGTTCATTTTCATCTCGAAACTCAACTTAAGGGTTCTACAAtttttacataagttttgtaaaaatcatttttaattttttttttcaatctaaAAGTAACTCTCAAGATATCTCTTTTTGCCAACCTACTGATTCTAGGGCGCATCCTACGAAATTACCAAAATATCCTTATACGTTACTTAGATAGCGGACACCCCCTCAAAATATCATACCTTTATAACATCCGTTACTTAAGTAACGAaccttatttttcaaaaattttaatttttataatatccgctacttaaatagcggaagggtaaaattggaaaatcgTAGAATGCAGTAATTCTCAACTCTCAAAATATACTTATCTAGCCCAATCTTTGGTCACATCTTCATCTCCCTCTttcctttttctcttcaatCAAAAAAATTCGGATAATGTCTTCACTCATTTCACCACCACCTTCATTTCTCACTATTCCTTCACACAAAACTCATTTCTTCTGTTCCATTCATCACTTCCTCCCACTTCAACTTCCACCAAGGTATCACAATTTCACTCATTCTACTTTCATCCCCTTCTCCGTTAATTAACGCCATTTTTCTGTTATTAACGGCATTTATATGTTATTATGTATATAGGAACTTCAAATTCCAACACAAATGGA from Trifolium pratense cultivar HEN17-A07 linkage group LG1, ARS_RC_1.1, whole genome shotgun sequence includes these protein-coding regions:
- the LOC123886820 gene encoding thioredoxin H-type-like, translating into MAAEEGQVISVHTVESWKEQIQKGNDSKKLIVVDFTASWCGPCRFISPILADIAKKTPQVIFLKVDVDELKSVAEEWSVEAMPTFLFLKEGKEVEKVVGARKEELQIAVTKHATA
- the LOC123894346 gene encoding uncharacterized protein LOC123894346 — protein: MYCNSQLSKYTYLAQSLVTSSSPSFLFLFNQKNSDNVFTHFTTTFISHYSFTQNSFLLFHSSLPPTSTSTKELQIPTQMENTRMQSYNEFRCSTVNVNGVSERTTQILMQLAFLLLICGMDLQHLLYSCEKQTGKDVS